Proteins from one Prosthecomicrobium sp. N25 genomic window:
- a CDS encoding FkbM family methyltransferase, with the protein MKAVARVVRPGDRILDLGAGLGVVTTRAATLAGPTGHTVAVEANPRLPPMIGRMAQANRVSIEIVNGAVGVDDGFVEFNKADHFLSSSIYQRDATAGEVIRIPQISFRGLLDRVKPSVVIFDIEGAEKEIFRAPIPDHVRAMVGEFHEHIIGPVATSAVVKDILGQGFSLLMSASSDNTLAFERFPA; encoded by the coding sequence ATGAAGGCCGTCGCGCGAGTCGTCAGGCCGGGGGACCGGATCCTCGATCTCGGTGCCGGCCTTGGCGTGGTGACGACGCGCGCCGCCACGCTCGCAGGCCCGACCGGCCACACCGTGGCGGTCGAAGCCAACCCGCGGCTGCCGCCGATGATCGGCCGGATGGCGCAGGCGAACCGGGTCTCGATCGAAATCGTGAACGGCGCCGTGGGCGTGGACGACGGCTTCGTCGAGTTCAACAAGGCCGACCATTTCCTCAGTTCCTCGATCTACCAGCGCGACGCGACCGCAGGAGAGGTGATCCGCATTCCGCAGATCTCGTTTCGCGGCCTCCTCGACCGCGTGAAGCCGAGCGTCGTGATCTTCGACATCGAGGGCGCCGAAAAGGAAATCTTCCGGGCACCGATCCCCGATCATGTCAGGGCCATGGTCGGCGAGTTCCATGAGCACATCATCGGTCCCGTCGCCACCAGCGCCGTCGTCAAGGACATCCTCGGGCAAGGCTTCTCGCTGCTGATGTCGGCCTCCTCCGACAACACGCTGGCCTTCGAGCGCTTCCCCGCGTGA